A DNA window from Trichosurus vulpecula isolate mTriVul1 chromosome 2, mTriVul1.pri, whole genome shotgun sequence contains the following coding sequences:
- the ATP13A2 gene encoding polyamine-transporting ATPase 13A2 isoform X2, producing the protein MGSGWSRRDSRRLRLDSLLPHYGTLPRNPAKACVEVSGYQQSLWRTGLCHVGALLTAGILLLVFRWKPQLEVKAKCTSCPLQQADWLIIKDQFGQLFTTQVQTEVVSEGSLNQLQEGQWDWRLEEDGRSHMAVGVSQEKAWRDTIQLYRKEENILRYYVFEGVRYIWIEAQQAFRCVSVLDETRTCEDLHHSSTGLSPQDQDIRKAVYGLNLIDVPVKSYSRLLVDEVLNPFYIFQAFSIILWLWDAYYYYAGCIFLITIISIILALHETRKQSKTLQNMVKMTVSVMVRRAGGENVLVNSTELVPGDCLVLPADGGLVPCDAALLSGECMVNESMLTGESTPVMKTPLPSGPTPYSPEEHRRHTLFCGTLVLQARAYMGADVLAVVTRTGFCTAKGDLVSSILHPKPINFRFYRDALKFVFFLFILAAIGTIYSIVILIRNEVAIEEIVKRSLDLVTVVVPPALPAAMTVGVIYAQNRLKEHKIFCISPPRINLGAKLRLVCFDKTGTLTEEGLDVWGVLPLKGHDFLSLLPDLRQLHGGPLLTALASCHSISLLNDQPIGDPIDLKMVESTGWFLEEEGSETLVFGTKVMAVMKPPPPEEQLQGTEPLGPIGILCRFPFSSGLQRMSVVVVRHRRAPPEAYMKGAPEMVASLCAPDTVPPDFSQVLQHYTSDGFRVLALAFKSLFIPPTLEKAQQLARTEVESGMTLLGLLVMKNVLKPETAPTICILRRANIRTVMVTGDNMLTAVNVSRACGMVRPQEPVVFVHASAPAHGKPASIQFIPSEHSPGREQTEPKGYTMESGREHCHLALNGKAFAVILDHFPELLPKILLQGTIFARMTPEQKTQLVCGFRNLNYCVGMCGDGANDCGALKAADVGISLSEAEASVASPFTSQITNIECVPKVIREGRCSLVTAFCIFQYMALYSFIQFISVLLLYTINTNLSDLQFLFVDLAIITSVAMLMSFTGPAPELGVSRPPGALLCVAVLGSLLLQTALVVAIQLSGYLITVSQPWFVPLNKTMSGAQNLPNYENTVIFCLSGFQYLTMAVTMSKGPPFRRPLYTNVFFLLALFVLATILIMLTMGQPDFLLKWLTLKDIKDTRFKLLLLGLAALNFVAAFMLECIFDQWIPKWLRCLCPKKESKKFFKRLEQELAQQRTPWPPLHQPILATPKTASVLR; encoded by the exons ACTGCGGCTGGACAGTCTCCTGCCCCACTATGGAACTCTGCCACGGAATCCAGCCAAGGCCTGTGTG GAGGTGAGCGGCTACCAGCAGAGCCTGTGGCGGACTGGCCTGTGCCATGTGGGGGCCCTGCTGACCGCTGGCATCCTGCTGTTAGTCTTCCGTTGGAAGCCCCAGCTCGAGGTCAAGGCCAAGTGTACCTCCTGCCCCTTACAGCAGGCTGACTGGCTGATCATCAAG GATCAGTTTGGGCAACTTTTCACCACCCAGGTGCAAACTGAGGTTGTCAgtgagggcag CCTGAACCAGCTCCAGGAAGGCCAATGGGACTGGAGGCtggaagaagatggaaggagccACATGGCAGTGGGAGTCTCGCAGGAGAAAGCCTGGAGAGACACCATCCAGCTGTACAGGAAAGAGGAG AACATCCTTCGGTACTATGTGTTTGAAGGGGTGAGATACATATGGATTGAGGCCCAGCAGGCCTTCCGCTGTGTCAG TGTGCTAGACGAGACCAGGACCTGTGAAGACCTTCATCATTCCAGCACTGGACTCAGCCCCCAGGACCAAGACATAAG AAAGGCAGTATACGGCCTTAATCTGATCGATGTGCCGGTCAAATCGTACTCTCGACTTCTGGTGGATGAG GTGCTGAATCCATTCTACATATTCCAGGCTTTTAGCATCATTCTGTGGCTTTGGGACGCCTACTACTACTATGCCGGTTGCATCTTCCTCATCACCATTATCTCCATCATCCTGGCACTCCACGAGACCAGGAAG CAAAGCAAGACTCTGCAAAACATGGTGAAGATGACTGTGAGCGTGATGGTGCGCCGAGCTGGCGGAG AAAACGTGCTGGTCAATTCCACGGAGCTGGTGCCCGGAGACTGCCTGGTACTCCCTGCCGATGGTGGGCTGGTGCCCTGTGATGCTGCCCTCCTGTCAGGAGAGTGCATGGTCAATGAGAGCATGCTGACAG GGGAGAGCACCCCAGTGATGAAGACCCCACTCCCTAGTGGTCCCACTCCCTACTCCCCTGAAGAACACCGCCGACACACACTCTTCTGTGGGACACTAGTGTTGCAAGCCAGGGCCTACATGGGAGCTGATGTCTTGGCGGTGGTGACCCGGACAG GATTTTGTACAGCGAAAGGAGACCTGGTTAGCTCCATCCTCCATCCCAAACCCATCAACTTCAGATTCTACAGGGATGCCCTGAAGTTTGTATTCTTTCTCTTTATCCTGG cTGCCATAGGCACCATCTACAGCATCGTGATCTTAATCCGAAACGAG GTAGCAATAGAGGAAATTGTAAAGCGGTCCCTAGACCTGGTGACAGTGGTGGTACCACCAGCACTCCCAGCCGCCATGACAGTTGGCGTCATCTATGCCCAGAATCGCCTCAAGGAACACAAAATCTTCTGTATTAGCCCGCCTCGCATCAACCTGGGGGCCAAGCTGCGGCTGGTCTGCTTTGACAAG ACAGGCACATTGACAGAGGAAGGCCTGGATGTTTGGGGTGTTCTCCCCCTGAAAGGTCACGATTTCCTGTCCCTGCTCCCAGACCTGAGGCAGCTCCACGGAGGTCCCCTGCTCACTGCCCTGGCCTCCTGCCATTCCATCTCCTTGCTAAATGACCAGCCCATTGGTGACCCCATCGATCTCAAAATGGTGGAATCTACTGGCTGG TTCCTCGAAGAAGAGGGATCAGAGACCTTAGTGTTTGGGACCAAGGTCATGGCTGTGATGAAGCCCCCACCCCCAGAGGAGCAGCTTCAAGGGACA GAGCCCCTGGGGCCCATCGGCATCCTCTGCCGATTCCCCTTCTCATCAGGCTTGCAGCGGATGAGCGTGGTGGTCGTGCGGCACAGGAGAGCCCCTCCCGAAGCTTACATGAAGGGGGCCCCTGAGATGGTGGCTAGTCTCTGTGCTCCAGACACAG TGCCTCCAGATTTCTCCCAAGTACTCCAGCACTATACGTCAGATGGATTCCGGGTTCTGGCCCTGGCCTTCAAGTCCCTGTTCATTCCTCCCACTTTGGAGAAGGCTCAGCAGCTGGCTAG GACAGAAGTGGAGAGTGGGATGACTCTGCTGGGCCTCCTGGTGATGAAGAATGTGCTGAAACCAGAGACGGCGCCTACCATCTGCATCCTCCGCAGGGCCAACATCCGTACTGTCATGGTCACAG gtgACAACATGTTGACTGCTGTTAATGTGTCTCGGGCCTGTGGCATGGTGAGGCCCCAGGAACCAGTAGTGTTTGTCCATGCCTCAGCCCCTGCCCATGGCAAACCAGCTTCCATCCAATTCATCCCCTCCGAGCACTCCCCAGGCAGGGAACAAACTGAG CCCAAAGGTTACACTATGGAATCGGGCAGGGAACACTGCCACCTGGCACTGAACGGGAAGGCATTTGCTGTGATTTTGGATCATTTCCCTGAACTTTTGCCCAAG ATCCTGCTCCAGGGTACCATCTTTGCCCGGATGACGCCAGAACAGAAGACTCAGCTGGTGTGTGGCTTTCGAAACCTAAA CTACTGCGTGGGCATGTGTGGAGATGGGGCCAATGACTGTGGGGCCCTGAAGGCAGCTGATGTGGGCATCTCCCTGTCAGAGGCTGAGGCTTCAGTGGCATCACCTTTCACCTCCCAAATCACCAACATTGAGTGTGTGCCCAAGGTGATCAG GGAAGGGCGTTGCTCACTGGTCACCGCCTTCTGCATTTTCCAATACATGGCGCTCTACAGCTTCATCCAGTTCATCTCTGTCCTACTGCTCTATACT ATCAACACCAATCTAAGTGACCTACAGTTTCTGTTTGTTGACCTCGCCATCATAACCTCAGTGGCAATGCTCATGAGTTTCACGGGGCCTGCCCCAGAGCTGGGGGTCTCCCGGCCCCCAGGGGCCCTGCTTTGTGTGGCCGTCCTGGGCAGCCTCCTCCTACAGACTGCTCTGGTTGTAGCCATCCAGCTCAGTGGCTACTTAATCACCGTCTCCCAGCCCTG GTTTGTTCCTTTAAATAAGACAATGTCAGGGGCCCAGAACCTGCCCAACTACGAGAACACGGTCATCTTCTGCCTCTCAGGTTTCCAGTACCTCACGATGGCCGTGACCATGTCTAAAGGGCCCCCTTTCCGCCGCCCACTCTACACAAACG TGTTTTTCCTCTTGGCCTTGTTTGTCCTTGCCACCATCCTGATCATGCTCACCATGGGCCAGCCGGATTTCCTGCTGAAGTGGCTGACCCTGAAGGATATCAAGGATACCCGGTTCAAGCTGCTGCTGCTTGGCTTGGCTGCCCTCAATTTTGTGGCGGCTTTCATGCTGGAG TGTATCTTTGACCAGTGGATCCCCAAGTGGCTCCGCTGCCTGTGCCCGAAGAAGGAATCCAAAAAGTTCTTCAAGCGGCTTGAACAGGAGCTGGCCCAGCAGCGAACTCCCTGGCCGCCACTCCACCAGCCCATCCTGGCCACCCCCAAGACAGCCTCTGTCCTGAGGTAG
- the ATP13A2 gene encoding polyamine-transporting ATPase 13A2 isoform X1: MGSGWSRRDSRRLRLDSLLPHYGTLPRNPAKACVEVSGYQQSLWRTGLCHVGALLTAGILLLVFRWKPQLEVKAKCTSCPLQQADWLIIKDQFGQLFTTQVQTEVVSEGSLNQLQEGQWDWRLEEDGRSHMAVGVSQEKAWRDTIQLYRKEEQNILRYYVFEGVRYIWIEAQQAFRCVSVLDETRTCEDLHHSSTGLSPQDQDIRKAVYGLNLIDVPVKSYSRLLVDEVLNPFYIFQAFSIILWLWDAYYYYAGCIFLITIISIILALHETRKQSKTLQNMVKMTVSVMVRRAGGENVLVNSTELVPGDCLVLPADGGLVPCDAALLSGECMVNESMLTGESTPVMKTPLPSGPTPYSPEEHRRHTLFCGTLVLQARAYMGADVLAVVTRTGFCTAKGDLVSSILHPKPINFRFYRDALKFVFFLFILAAIGTIYSIVILIRNEVAIEEIVKRSLDLVTVVVPPALPAAMTVGVIYAQNRLKEHKIFCISPPRINLGAKLRLVCFDKTGTLTEEGLDVWGVLPLKGHDFLSLLPDLRQLHGGPLLTALASCHSISLLNDQPIGDPIDLKMVESTGWFLEEEGSETLVFGTKVMAVMKPPPPEEQLQGTEPLGPIGILCRFPFSSGLQRMSVVVVRHRRAPPEAYMKGAPEMVASLCAPDTVPPDFSQVLQHYTSDGFRVLALAFKSLFIPPTLEKAQQLARTEVESGMTLLGLLVMKNVLKPETAPTICILRRANIRTVMVTGDNMLTAVNVSRACGMVRPQEPVVFVHASAPAHGKPASIQFIPSEHSPGREQTEPKGYTMESGREHCHLALNGKAFAVILDHFPELLPKILLQGTIFARMTPEQKTQLVCGFRNLNYCVGMCGDGANDCGALKAADVGISLSEAEASVASPFTSQITNIECVPKVIREGRCSLVTAFCIFQYMALYSFIQFISVLLLYTINTNLSDLQFLFVDLAIITSVAMLMSFTGPAPELGVSRPPGALLCVAVLGSLLLQTALVVAIQLSGYLITVSQPWFVPLNKTMSGAQNLPNYENTVIFCLSGFQYLTMAVTMSKGPPFRRPLYTNVFFLLALFVLATILIMLTMGQPDFLLKWLTLKDIKDTRFKLLLLGLAALNFVAAFMLECIFDQWIPKWLRCLCPKKESKKFFKRLEQELAQQRTPWPPLHQPILATPKTASVLR; this comes from the exons ACTGCGGCTGGACAGTCTCCTGCCCCACTATGGAACTCTGCCACGGAATCCAGCCAAGGCCTGTGTG GAGGTGAGCGGCTACCAGCAGAGCCTGTGGCGGACTGGCCTGTGCCATGTGGGGGCCCTGCTGACCGCTGGCATCCTGCTGTTAGTCTTCCGTTGGAAGCCCCAGCTCGAGGTCAAGGCCAAGTGTACCTCCTGCCCCTTACAGCAGGCTGACTGGCTGATCATCAAG GATCAGTTTGGGCAACTTTTCACCACCCAGGTGCAAACTGAGGTTGTCAgtgagggcag CCTGAACCAGCTCCAGGAAGGCCAATGGGACTGGAGGCtggaagaagatggaaggagccACATGGCAGTGGGAGTCTCGCAGGAGAAAGCCTGGAGAGACACCATCCAGCTGTACAGGAAAGAGGAG CAGAACATCCTTCGGTACTATGTGTTTGAAGGGGTGAGATACATATGGATTGAGGCCCAGCAGGCCTTCCGCTGTGTCAG TGTGCTAGACGAGACCAGGACCTGTGAAGACCTTCATCATTCCAGCACTGGACTCAGCCCCCAGGACCAAGACATAAG AAAGGCAGTATACGGCCTTAATCTGATCGATGTGCCGGTCAAATCGTACTCTCGACTTCTGGTGGATGAG GTGCTGAATCCATTCTACATATTCCAGGCTTTTAGCATCATTCTGTGGCTTTGGGACGCCTACTACTACTATGCCGGTTGCATCTTCCTCATCACCATTATCTCCATCATCCTGGCACTCCACGAGACCAGGAAG CAAAGCAAGACTCTGCAAAACATGGTGAAGATGACTGTGAGCGTGATGGTGCGCCGAGCTGGCGGAG AAAACGTGCTGGTCAATTCCACGGAGCTGGTGCCCGGAGACTGCCTGGTACTCCCTGCCGATGGTGGGCTGGTGCCCTGTGATGCTGCCCTCCTGTCAGGAGAGTGCATGGTCAATGAGAGCATGCTGACAG GGGAGAGCACCCCAGTGATGAAGACCCCACTCCCTAGTGGTCCCACTCCCTACTCCCCTGAAGAACACCGCCGACACACACTCTTCTGTGGGACACTAGTGTTGCAAGCCAGGGCCTACATGGGAGCTGATGTCTTGGCGGTGGTGACCCGGACAG GATTTTGTACAGCGAAAGGAGACCTGGTTAGCTCCATCCTCCATCCCAAACCCATCAACTTCAGATTCTACAGGGATGCCCTGAAGTTTGTATTCTTTCTCTTTATCCTGG cTGCCATAGGCACCATCTACAGCATCGTGATCTTAATCCGAAACGAG GTAGCAATAGAGGAAATTGTAAAGCGGTCCCTAGACCTGGTGACAGTGGTGGTACCACCAGCACTCCCAGCCGCCATGACAGTTGGCGTCATCTATGCCCAGAATCGCCTCAAGGAACACAAAATCTTCTGTATTAGCCCGCCTCGCATCAACCTGGGGGCCAAGCTGCGGCTGGTCTGCTTTGACAAG ACAGGCACATTGACAGAGGAAGGCCTGGATGTTTGGGGTGTTCTCCCCCTGAAAGGTCACGATTTCCTGTCCCTGCTCCCAGACCTGAGGCAGCTCCACGGAGGTCCCCTGCTCACTGCCCTGGCCTCCTGCCATTCCATCTCCTTGCTAAATGACCAGCCCATTGGTGACCCCATCGATCTCAAAATGGTGGAATCTACTGGCTGG TTCCTCGAAGAAGAGGGATCAGAGACCTTAGTGTTTGGGACCAAGGTCATGGCTGTGATGAAGCCCCCACCCCCAGAGGAGCAGCTTCAAGGGACA GAGCCCCTGGGGCCCATCGGCATCCTCTGCCGATTCCCCTTCTCATCAGGCTTGCAGCGGATGAGCGTGGTGGTCGTGCGGCACAGGAGAGCCCCTCCCGAAGCTTACATGAAGGGGGCCCCTGAGATGGTGGCTAGTCTCTGTGCTCCAGACACAG TGCCTCCAGATTTCTCCCAAGTACTCCAGCACTATACGTCAGATGGATTCCGGGTTCTGGCCCTGGCCTTCAAGTCCCTGTTCATTCCTCCCACTTTGGAGAAGGCTCAGCAGCTGGCTAG GACAGAAGTGGAGAGTGGGATGACTCTGCTGGGCCTCCTGGTGATGAAGAATGTGCTGAAACCAGAGACGGCGCCTACCATCTGCATCCTCCGCAGGGCCAACATCCGTACTGTCATGGTCACAG gtgACAACATGTTGACTGCTGTTAATGTGTCTCGGGCCTGTGGCATGGTGAGGCCCCAGGAACCAGTAGTGTTTGTCCATGCCTCAGCCCCTGCCCATGGCAAACCAGCTTCCATCCAATTCATCCCCTCCGAGCACTCCCCAGGCAGGGAACAAACTGAG CCCAAAGGTTACACTATGGAATCGGGCAGGGAACACTGCCACCTGGCACTGAACGGGAAGGCATTTGCTGTGATTTTGGATCATTTCCCTGAACTTTTGCCCAAG ATCCTGCTCCAGGGTACCATCTTTGCCCGGATGACGCCAGAACAGAAGACTCAGCTGGTGTGTGGCTTTCGAAACCTAAA CTACTGCGTGGGCATGTGTGGAGATGGGGCCAATGACTGTGGGGCCCTGAAGGCAGCTGATGTGGGCATCTCCCTGTCAGAGGCTGAGGCTTCAGTGGCATCACCTTTCACCTCCCAAATCACCAACATTGAGTGTGTGCCCAAGGTGATCAG GGAAGGGCGTTGCTCACTGGTCACCGCCTTCTGCATTTTCCAATACATGGCGCTCTACAGCTTCATCCAGTTCATCTCTGTCCTACTGCTCTATACT ATCAACACCAATCTAAGTGACCTACAGTTTCTGTTTGTTGACCTCGCCATCATAACCTCAGTGGCAATGCTCATGAGTTTCACGGGGCCTGCCCCAGAGCTGGGGGTCTCCCGGCCCCCAGGGGCCCTGCTTTGTGTGGCCGTCCTGGGCAGCCTCCTCCTACAGACTGCTCTGGTTGTAGCCATCCAGCTCAGTGGCTACTTAATCACCGTCTCCCAGCCCTG GTTTGTTCCTTTAAATAAGACAATGTCAGGGGCCCAGAACCTGCCCAACTACGAGAACACGGTCATCTTCTGCCTCTCAGGTTTCCAGTACCTCACGATGGCCGTGACCATGTCTAAAGGGCCCCCTTTCCGCCGCCCACTCTACACAAACG TGTTTTTCCTCTTGGCCTTGTTTGTCCTTGCCACCATCCTGATCATGCTCACCATGGGCCAGCCGGATTTCCTGCTGAAGTGGCTGACCCTGAAGGATATCAAGGATACCCGGTTCAAGCTGCTGCTGCTTGGCTTGGCTGCCCTCAATTTTGTGGCGGCTTTCATGCTGGAG TGTATCTTTGACCAGTGGATCCCCAAGTGGCTCCGCTGCCTGTGCCCGAAGAAGGAATCCAAAAAGTTCTTCAAGCGGCTTGAACAGGAGCTGGCCCAGCAGCGAACTCCCTGGCCGCCACTCCACCAGCCCATCCTGGCCACCCCCAAGACAGCCTCTGTCCTGAGGTAG
- the ATP13A2 gene encoding polyamine-transporting ATPase 13A2 isoform X3: MGSGWSRRDSRRLRLDSLLPHYGTLPRNPAKACVEVSGYQQSLWRTGLCHVGALLTAGILLLVFRWKPQLEVKAKCTSCPLQQADWLIIKDQFGQLFTTQVQTEVVSEGSLNQLQEGQWDWRLEEDGRSHMAVGVSQEKAWRDTIQLYRKEEQNILRYYVFEGVRYIWIEAQQAFRCVSVLDETRTCEDLHHSSTGLSPQDQDIRKAVYGLNLIDVPVKSYSRLLVDEVLNPFYIFQAFSIILWLWDAYYYYAGCIFLITIISIILALHETRKQSKTLQNMVKMTVSVMVRRAGGENVLVNSTELVPGDCLVLPADGGLVPCDAALLSGECMVNESMLTGESTPVMKTPLPSGPTPYSPEEHRRHTLFCGTLVLQARAYMGADVLAVVTRTGFCTAKGDLVSSILHPKPINFRFYRDALKFVFFLFILAAIGTIYSIVILIRNENRLKEHKIFCISPPRINLGAKLRLVCFDKTGTLTEEGLDVWGVLPLKGHDFLSLLPDLRQLHGGPLLTALASCHSISLLNDQPIGDPIDLKMVESTGWFLEEEGSETLVFGTKVMAVMKPPPPEEQLQGTEPLGPIGILCRFPFSSGLQRMSVVVVRHRRAPPEAYMKGAPEMVASLCAPDTVPPDFSQVLQHYTSDGFRVLALAFKSLFIPPTLEKAQQLARTEVESGMTLLGLLVMKNVLKPETAPTICILRRANIRTVMVTGDNMLTAVNVSRACGMVRPQEPVVFVHASAPAHGKPASIQFIPSEHSPGREQTEPKGYTMESGREHCHLALNGKAFAVILDHFPELLPKILLQGTIFARMTPEQKTQLVCGFRNLNYCVGMCGDGANDCGALKAADVGISLSEAEASVASPFTSQITNIECVPKVIREGRCSLVTAFCIFQYMALYSFIQFISVLLLYTINTNLSDLQFLFVDLAIITSVAMLMSFTGPAPELGVSRPPGALLCVAVLGSLLLQTALVVAIQLSGYLITVSQPWFVPLNKTMSGAQNLPNYENTVIFCLSGFQYLTMAVTMSKGPPFRRPLYTNVFFLLALFVLATILIMLTMGQPDFLLKWLTLKDIKDTRFKLLLLGLAALNFVAAFMLECIFDQWIPKWLRCLCPKKESKKFFKRLEQELAQQRTPWPPLHQPILATPKTASVLR, from the exons ACTGCGGCTGGACAGTCTCCTGCCCCACTATGGAACTCTGCCACGGAATCCAGCCAAGGCCTGTGTG GAGGTGAGCGGCTACCAGCAGAGCCTGTGGCGGACTGGCCTGTGCCATGTGGGGGCCCTGCTGACCGCTGGCATCCTGCTGTTAGTCTTCCGTTGGAAGCCCCAGCTCGAGGTCAAGGCCAAGTGTACCTCCTGCCCCTTACAGCAGGCTGACTGGCTGATCATCAAG GATCAGTTTGGGCAACTTTTCACCACCCAGGTGCAAACTGAGGTTGTCAgtgagggcag CCTGAACCAGCTCCAGGAAGGCCAATGGGACTGGAGGCtggaagaagatggaaggagccACATGGCAGTGGGAGTCTCGCAGGAGAAAGCCTGGAGAGACACCATCCAGCTGTACAGGAAAGAGGAG CAGAACATCCTTCGGTACTATGTGTTTGAAGGGGTGAGATACATATGGATTGAGGCCCAGCAGGCCTTCCGCTGTGTCAG TGTGCTAGACGAGACCAGGACCTGTGAAGACCTTCATCATTCCAGCACTGGACTCAGCCCCCAGGACCAAGACATAAG AAAGGCAGTATACGGCCTTAATCTGATCGATGTGCCGGTCAAATCGTACTCTCGACTTCTGGTGGATGAG GTGCTGAATCCATTCTACATATTCCAGGCTTTTAGCATCATTCTGTGGCTTTGGGACGCCTACTACTACTATGCCGGTTGCATCTTCCTCATCACCATTATCTCCATCATCCTGGCACTCCACGAGACCAGGAAG CAAAGCAAGACTCTGCAAAACATGGTGAAGATGACTGTGAGCGTGATGGTGCGCCGAGCTGGCGGAG AAAACGTGCTGGTCAATTCCACGGAGCTGGTGCCCGGAGACTGCCTGGTACTCCCTGCCGATGGTGGGCTGGTGCCCTGTGATGCTGCCCTCCTGTCAGGAGAGTGCATGGTCAATGAGAGCATGCTGACAG GGGAGAGCACCCCAGTGATGAAGACCCCACTCCCTAGTGGTCCCACTCCCTACTCCCCTGAAGAACACCGCCGACACACACTCTTCTGTGGGACACTAGTGTTGCAAGCCAGGGCCTACATGGGAGCTGATGTCTTGGCGGTGGTGACCCGGACAG GATTTTGTACAGCGAAAGGAGACCTGGTTAGCTCCATCCTCCATCCCAAACCCATCAACTTCAGATTCTACAGGGATGCCCTGAAGTTTGTATTCTTTCTCTTTATCCTGG cTGCCATAGGCACCATCTACAGCATCGTGATCTTAATCCGAAACGAG AATCGCCTCAAGGAACACAAAATCTTCTGTATTAGCCCGCCTCGCATCAACCTGGGGGCCAAGCTGCGGCTGGTCTGCTTTGACAAG ACAGGCACATTGACAGAGGAAGGCCTGGATGTTTGGGGTGTTCTCCCCCTGAAAGGTCACGATTTCCTGTCCCTGCTCCCAGACCTGAGGCAGCTCCACGGAGGTCCCCTGCTCACTGCCCTGGCCTCCTGCCATTCCATCTCCTTGCTAAATGACCAGCCCATTGGTGACCCCATCGATCTCAAAATGGTGGAATCTACTGGCTGG TTCCTCGAAGAAGAGGGATCAGAGACCTTAGTGTTTGGGACCAAGGTCATGGCTGTGATGAAGCCCCCACCCCCAGAGGAGCAGCTTCAAGGGACA GAGCCCCTGGGGCCCATCGGCATCCTCTGCCGATTCCCCTTCTCATCAGGCTTGCAGCGGATGAGCGTGGTGGTCGTGCGGCACAGGAGAGCCCCTCCCGAAGCTTACATGAAGGGGGCCCCTGAGATGGTGGCTAGTCTCTGTGCTCCAGACACAG TGCCTCCAGATTTCTCCCAAGTACTCCAGCACTATACGTCAGATGGATTCCGGGTTCTGGCCCTGGCCTTCAAGTCCCTGTTCATTCCTCCCACTTTGGAGAAGGCTCAGCAGCTGGCTAG GACAGAAGTGGAGAGTGGGATGACTCTGCTGGGCCTCCTGGTGATGAAGAATGTGCTGAAACCAGAGACGGCGCCTACCATCTGCATCCTCCGCAGGGCCAACATCCGTACTGTCATGGTCACAG gtgACAACATGTTGACTGCTGTTAATGTGTCTCGGGCCTGTGGCATGGTGAGGCCCCAGGAACCAGTAGTGTTTGTCCATGCCTCAGCCCCTGCCCATGGCAAACCAGCTTCCATCCAATTCATCCCCTCCGAGCACTCCCCAGGCAGGGAACAAACTGAG CCCAAAGGTTACACTATGGAATCGGGCAGGGAACACTGCCACCTGGCACTGAACGGGAAGGCATTTGCTGTGATTTTGGATCATTTCCCTGAACTTTTGCCCAAG ATCCTGCTCCAGGGTACCATCTTTGCCCGGATGACGCCAGAACAGAAGACTCAGCTGGTGTGTGGCTTTCGAAACCTAAA CTACTGCGTGGGCATGTGTGGAGATGGGGCCAATGACTGTGGGGCCCTGAAGGCAGCTGATGTGGGCATCTCCCTGTCAGAGGCTGAGGCTTCAGTGGCATCACCTTTCACCTCCCAAATCACCAACATTGAGTGTGTGCCCAAGGTGATCAG GGAAGGGCGTTGCTCACTGGTCACCGCCTTCTGCATTTTCCAATACATGGCGCTCTACAGCTTCATCCAGTTCATCTCTGTCCTACTGCTCTATACT ATCAACACCAATCTAAGTGACCTACAGTTTCTGTTTGTTGACCTCGCCATCATAACCTCAGTGGCAATGCTCATGAGTTTCACGGGGCCTGCCCCAGAGCTGGGGGTCTCCCGGCCCCCAGGGGCCCTGCTTTGTGTGGCCGTCCTGGGCAGCCTCCTCCTACAGACTGCTCTGGTTGTAGCCATCCAGCTCAGTGGCTACTTAATCACCGTCTCCCAGCCCTG GTTTGTTCCTTTAAATAAGACAATGTCAGGGGCCCAGAACCTGCCCAACTACGAGAACACGGTCATCTTCTGCCTCTCAGGTTTCCAGTACCTCACGATGGCCGTGACCATGTCTAAAGGGCCCCCTTTCCGCCGCCCACTCTACACAAACG TGTTTTTCCTCTTGGCCTTGTTTGTCCTTGCCACCATCCTGATCATGCTCACCATGGGCCAGCCGGATTTCCTGCTGAAGTGGCTGACCCTGAAGGATATCAAGGATACCCGGTTCAAGCTGCTGCTGCTTGGCTTGGCTGCCCTCAATTTTGTGGCGGCTTTCATGCTGGAG TGTATCTTTGACCAGTGGATCCCCAAGTGGCTCCGCTGCCTGTGCCCGAAGAAGGAATCCAAAAAGTTCTTCAAGCGGCTTGAACAGGAGCTGGCCCAGCAGCGAACTCCCTGGCCGCCACTCCACCAGCCCATCCTGGCCACCCCCAAGACAGCCTCTGTCCTGAGGTAG